Genomic window (Oncorhynchus mykiss isolate Arlee chromosome 21, USDA_OmykA_1.1, whole genome shotgun sequence):
tataaagaaaccactactaaaggacaccaataataagaagagacttgcttgggtcaagaaacatgacaaatggacattagaccggtggatatctgtcctttgatcttatatgagtccaaatttgagatttttggttgcaaCAACGGTGTCATTGTGAGACGTAGAGCAGGTGAACGGATGagctccgcatgtgtggttcccaccgtgaagcatggaggagttgGTGTGAtggtgcattgctggtgacactgtaagtgatttatttgaccaagaaggagagtgatggagtgctgcatcagatgacttggcctctacaataacccaacctcaacccaattgagatggtttgggatgagttggaccgcagagtgaaggaaaagcagtgaacaagtgctcagcgtatgtgggaactccttcaagactgttggaaaagcattccagttgaagctggttgagagaatgccaagagtgtgcaaagctgtcaaggcaaagggtggctactttgaagaatctcaaatataaaatatattttgatttaacacttttggtttctacatgattccatgtgttatttcatagttgatgttttcactattattcttcaatagagaaaatagtataaaacatttctttttttttaaacttgaatgagtaggtgtgtccaaacttgactggtactgtacgttaaAGACTATTTAAGCTACTGGATGATATCTTAGGCCTAAAGAACAGAGAATGGTTCTGGAATTTTTAGGGCAACAAACCACACAAGAAAAACAAAGAAGTTCAGGAACATTATTCAAGGGAATGCATTTGAAGGCAGGATTTAGATCATCTAAAATACAGCACAAAGAAAGAAAGATGATTATAACCCATTGTAATATCACAACTTTACTCATCAGAATATTGCAGCAGAATGTAAACACAGATGTTTGTTTACATGGTTTATTGATTCTATTCCCAATATAGAATAGGGCATCACAGACTAATTTATTTGAATACAGTCAAGGATGTTGTATGTTTACaaagagagccacatcatttagTCTCTTATCAACCTTTAACCATCTGTTTGAATTAAATATAGAAATATAGACAAATAACACACAACTCTACCACAGAGTTAAATTAAGATAAGTCATGAATGTTCTTCAAAACAAATAACATTTCTTTAAaccatacagtataaaacacagATTCTTGCTTTACAATATGGCTTTCACATTTTTCAGTCTCTTCCTCCATCCAAATTACATCATTCAATGTACAATTCACAGTTCAAATGTACATAATAAAACAACTTGTGCTCTTCAAAGCTTTCTTCACATGAAATGCATTTTCTCACATTTAGGGCCAGGGATGTTTCCTGAGCATGATCTCATCACaacaggaaaaactcctggccttaCTCATTTTGAATAGAAAAAGTATAACCTATAGGTTTTTGCAAATAACTGGGTTCAGTTCAGGCTACCACATAAACCTCTGTACAGCCGGACTATTTGGCCATTGAAAAGTCTTGTTGATGAAGATGTACAGCGTGGCTGTGTTGACGGCTGTATAGAACAGGAACTCCAGCACCAGTCTGGTGAGGGAGGGCAGGGGCATGTGGAGGCGGTAGAGCAGATACGGAACAATAAAGTACCTGAACTCTAGCAGCTTCTGAGGCACTGTGGCCGCCAGCAGACACACCAGGAACGCCAGGCTCCAGAACAGTGACCGGGACTTCAGAGTGTCCATGAAGTTCCACGCTGCAAATACGTATGCCGGGATGAGGGCAAAACGCACCACCTCATGCTTCTGGAAGATCCTCTTCCACACGTAGAAGGGGAAGTGTCTGTTGTCGGCCAGGAGGTACTTGTGTACGAAGGTGAACTTCCACACTAGGAGAAGGCAGAGTCCCGTGATCAGTAGGTAGAGCAGTGGCTGCTTCTTGAGGTTCTGGATGAAGCGGAGAGCTCGGTGGTAGCACAGCGATGTGGGGCTGGAGAAGAAGAGGGCAAAGGAGAAGAAGTAGAAGAGCTGAGGGAAGTTGAGACAGGCCTCGTGACTGGATCTGTCTCCGACTACGATCCCATCATTCAACACAATGAATGCAATAAAACCCACAGCAACAAGAATGTACGGCCACGCCACTAACATCACAGCCTTCACATGATTGGCTGTGGTCAGGAATTCCAACAGGAAACGCATCACTCTCTTCACCCCGCTTACTGAGAAAGGTATCTGACAGGGCGACTTATCATCCTTTTTCTTCGACTGTTCCGTCCTCCAAGTTTCGTCCATCTTGTTGGCCACAACCGTGCTGGCGCAGAACGCCACCCAGATGATGTTGGTCTGGCGGAAGAATATGGCGAAGACGCTGATGAGTGCCGAGGCTTTGTGACAGCCGTACAGGGTCATGAGGTACGTGAAGAGAATGAAGAAAGTAGATCCGGCATCTGTGTAGTAGAGGAAGTTGAAGAAGTAGAGCACGGGGAAGGTGGACAGGGACAGGGCTGAGAGAACTCTGCGGGAGGCAGTCTTAGTCTGAAAGAGAAACCATGGTTGTTATGACTAACAAAAGGAATGCAATTGAAGCTTTAAGGACATTCAATAATTTTTTCAAGGTCTTTTAATTTATACCAAACTTATTTGAGTAAGGTGAGTAAAAGTTGgactggagcaaaagcctgcacagTGCACACACTGCAGCTTGCCACACGAGCTGGCCACCCTTGGGGATGTTATAAATGTAATAACATGTAAAGACATTATTACCTTCTCTTTAAGGTGGAGCTTGCAGATGATGAGATACAGCAGGTAGAGGATACCACAGTTGAAGAGGAGGTTGATGAAGCGCAGCATTGCCGTAGAACATACTACCTTCCCTGTGAGGTCCACTAGCCACACCACTGGCTTGATCACACCCACTGACGCCAGGTACAGGCCAGGAAGCGTGGGAATCATTGGGTCCCACTGGAACAACAAAGAGAAAGGAAAAAGATCCCGTTAAAGAGCCTCTACTACATCATTAAACATAAAAGGGTTCATGTTTTTCAAGTTAGAGAGA
Coding sequences:
- the LOC110500280 gene encoding putative Dol-P-Glc:Glc(2)Man(9)GlcNAc(2)-PP-Dol alpha-1,2-glucosyltransferase; protein product: MEKFERYIFTALCSTNFLVSCLLFSKITREQREPYMDEIFHVRQAQKYCYGKFNEWDPMIPTLPGLYLASVGVIKPVVWLVDLTGKVVCSTAMLRFINLLFNCGILYLLYLIICKLHLKEKTKTASRRVLSALSLSTFPVLYFFNFLYYTDAGSTFFILFTYLMTLYGCHKASALISVFAIFFRQTNIIWVAFCASTVVANKMDETWRTEQSKKKDDKSPCQIPFSVSGVKRVMRFLLEFLTTANHVKAVMLVAWPYILVAVGFIAFIVLNDGIVVGDRSSHEACLNFPQLFYFFSFALFFSSPTSLCYHRALRFIQNLKKQPLLYLLITGLCLLLVWKFTFVHKYLLADNRHFPFYVWKRIFQKHEVVRFALIPAYVFAAWNFMDTLKSRSLFWSLAFLVCLLAATVPQKLLEFRYFIVPYLLYRLHMPLPSLTRLVLEFLFYTAVNTATLYIFINKTFQWPNSPAVQRFMW